One Eubacterium sp. AB3007 genomic window, ACTTGACGGAAACAAAGAAGTTCCGAAAGGGTTCGATGAGAAGGGAAATGTTAATCAGAACAACATGCTGAAATACCTCTCAAAAGAAAAAGTGCCTTTTTACGATCTCAGAAAGCCGCTGGCAATTGATTATCCTGATTGGTATTCTGCTTTTTTCCGGACCGATCAGCATTGGAAACCAGAAACGGGATTCTGGGCATACGGAAAGATGGCCACGTTTTTCAAGAAGCGGTATGCATATGATTACGATCCTATGACAGCGAACCTGGACTACTACCATGTAGATAAGTATAGGAACTGGTTTCTAGGAAGCCAAGGGAAAAAGACAGGACTGGTGTATTCTGGCGGAGCAGAAGACTTTTCGCTTATATACCCATTATTTAAGACGAAAATGGAAGTTGATGTTCCTGTTCATAACGAACACCGCAAAGGATCTTTTAGAGAAGTAATGTTCAAAGATAGCAACCTTGTAAAAGACTACTACAATGTCAACACTTATGCGACTTACATTGGAGGAGATTATCCTCTATGTATTCAAAAGAATCCTGACGCATCTAACAAAAAGAAAATACTAGTATTGAAGGACTCCTTTACGATCGCTATGCAGCCCTACCTATCGTTCATGTTTAATGAAGTTGATGTGATTGATTTGCGTCATTATCATAAATCATTAAAAAAATATATAGACAAAACGGATCCGGATATTGTGATGGTATTATATACATCTTCCATGATGAGTTACCCTCGTGCATTTGACTTTGGTTTATAGTGTGGCGGATACGTGCTTTAGAGGGATATTGTATCATATATAAAACCATGAACAACGATAATCGGTTTTCACAAAATGATAATGTTGATACTTCGAAAAAAAAGTCTGACAATCCCATATGTTCTTCTGGGGATATGTCTTTTGACATCCTGTGCACTTGTCCAGCCCTCGAACCAGATTCGGCCCGGCGTTCAGTGTATGATATATGATTCCCCTGCCAATCATATCTACTCCCATCGCGGAGCATCCAAGGAGGCGGAAGAGCATTCCTTTGCGGAGTACGATCTGGCGATAGAATACGGATCAAAGAATATCGAGCAGGACGTGGTTCTATCGAAGGAAGGGACACTGTACGTTTCCCATGACGAATCGGCAGAACGGCTTACTGGAGACCGCAAATTATATGAAGACATGCGGGATTCTGAGATCGACAGGCTCAGGACCAGAAGCGGAAATCATATTTTAAAATTGAGTGATGTGTTTGACCGATACGGAGAACGCATCTGCTACATCATCGAACTGAAGAGCGGTGATATGGATACGATAAGAGCATTCCAGCGCCTGGTGGATCGCTACGGATATCAGGATCACATTGTGGTACAGTGTTATTCGGCTAAGGCTCTGCAGGCACTGGAGCACAGTTATCCCAATATGCCAAAACTGTATCTGTGCGAAGATCAGTCTGCCTTTGAGAGAGGCTGTGAGCTTTCGTATGTGGATATACTCTCGGTTAACAAAGCTTTGTGCAATGATGAGAACTGCACACTTGCCCATAAAAACAACAAAGCGTTCAATGTGTGGATTCTCAATACGGAGGATGAGATACGCATGGCCATCGATCTGGGGGAAGATACATATTTCACCGACGACACAAAGTTGGCGCTTTCGATTGAGAATACCTATGGAGAAAAGAAAAGAGATGGATGAGCGATCTGCCATCCATCTTTAATACATTCGTTACTTTTTCTTTATTCTTCGCTTTATCTTTTCGGCAATGCTTCTGGATTCCTTGCCGCACTCAGCAACCCTCTGCGGAATAGTCTTCATTACTTCCTCATTACAGTATCTGAGCTCTAATTCCTTCTTGTACAAGAATCGGGATCTCTCGCGCTTTTGTGCCATTATCTCGTTGGCAAAAGCCGCACACAGACCCTCGGCCAACAGCCCTTGCTCCAATCCGGACTCCTGCAATACCTGCATCAGACCGGAGACTGGTTGGTTCCTGGCGTCCCGCCATATCTGAATTGCCTTGATCATCGCAGCAACTTCGTCTGTAGTCGTGCAGGACTGGAGTCTTCTCTGCAGGGAAACTTCCTCCTCTCGCAACAGTGCGCAATCCTGTTCTGCAACAAAGAGATTGTTTCGGGCGAATATACCCACAGTCTCGCTCCCTACCGAAAGCAGACAAAAGTTATCAAATGCATTCGGATCACTTTCAAGGATTTGCCGCAGAAATGCCTTGTGGAAAAGCCTGTTGGAAAGCCGATTATCGATGACAGTTCCGGACGCCCCCGTACCAAGCTCACATCTAACGCCCATGGCGATCGTATGTCCCGGGAAAACTTTCACAGACTTCACGATCTCTTTTCTGAGAACCGCCAACAGGTCCTTTCTGACCAGATGCCCCATATTGTGCGCATCCATGAGGAACGCAAAATCACCTTCTGTTTCTGCCATCATCCGCACAAGCGCGTGATCAGAGCCGTCCTCGTATGCAGCGATCTCTATCTCTGTGAGCAGTTCCTGCTTCAGCTTCGGGATCTTTCGAATCTCCTTCTCCCAAAGGACCGGCTCTCCACGCAGGGCTTTCTCTTCCAGGTATTGCCGTACCCTCTCTTCGGCGTAGCGGAAGGAAAAATACTGACGCTCTTCTTCCGGAATCCCCTCTAGCAGCACGTGTATGCGGTAATCGATCTGCTTGGCCTTCCTACACAGAAGATAGACATTCACGTAGACTTCCGGTGTGCACTCTCTCACCCTTACATACAGGTCAAGCTGCACGCTCTCTTCAGCAATATACTCTGAAATCTTGTCCGCGATATCTTGCCTGTCCGCATCCAGTTTGTCTATGAACTGGACATGTTTTTCTGCCTTCAGAAGTCCCGTTGCAGTAGACATCATCGAAACCACGCGGCGAAATTCCACATTACGATCACAGAGAAGTTCCACAGGAAATCGTTTTTCAAGCACGATGACTCTTTCATCATCGATAACCGAATAATCGGTCCGATCTGCCGGATGAGGCTTTACGTACACCACCTGGGAGTGCTCCAGTTCTTCGAGAATGAGCTTTCTGTGAAACAGGAACTGATCCAGCGCAGTACAATACCGATTGGCACTGAGCGGCTGTGTAAGGATCAGCGAGGATTCCGGTATAAAATCCGGGAAAACAACCCCAAAAATAGACTCCAATACCTCGCGATGCTCTTTCGGGTGCCTGTTGACAAGTTCGTAGTAGTCCAGCACTCTGACTTTTTCCTTCAGGTAGGCGGGAGCCTCCTCCGTAAGTGGGACACTGCTGAGTACTGTTTTGACCGCACTGTTCTTCCACTGCATTTCCGGCCAGTATTTCCCCACAAACCGGCTTTTGTATTGTCCATAGTGAAAGGCCTCTATGCCGGTGTGGTTGATCAGATTCATCTGCTTCTCCAGCACACCGTACGCGTCCTCAACACCGATAATGTGCGAAAAATGTCCTGCAATATAGTAATAGTACGGCTGGAAATCGTTATATAAATACAGGTCGTCCTGATAATCCGCCCCCGAAAAAACACGCTCACAGTACGGCACAATATGCTTCTCAAACAAGCGATTCCCTATATGTTCGATCTCCTTATCTGAACTATTCTGAAGCAGCTTTAATTTACTTGTCAGGGGATTCTCCAGCTTCAGGTTATCGATCTCAACGACTTCATTAAAAACACCGGTAGCCCGGATCCTCTCCAAAAGTTCAGCCGTGACCCCAGACTGGACCGTCGAGAAATACAGATTCCCCTTCTCTTCCATGTCCAGCGCCATCGCTACCGCGTGTGATAATTGGTAGTATGATAATACTACGAAACTTTTCATCGGTCCCCCTCTTGCAACTACATTGGAAATTTATTCCCCTATTATAACACTCAATAGTGTGCCCAGGCAACCACACAACCCCAGACGCAGCGAATTGATGTTTGGGGATTCCTCAGTCACAGCTTTCTTTCGAGTCTTCTTTCCCTCACCATCTTAAACAATTTCTTTGGAAGGAGCCTTTTCACGATCCCCTTCAGTCTCATAGTCTTGGACACATTTTTGTCAAGATACCCTTCCACAAACACCTTCTGGAATATCACTTCTGAAGATGCCTCGTTTTCGTAGGTCAGGTAGCGTTCCCTAAACCGGTCGATCCTGGCTTTCTCCGGCACTTCTCCAGCCTGCAGAGAACCAATGGCGGCAAGGAGCTCGTCATCTGTTCTCGTGATGGCCCCTGGGGCTTCCTCTGCGATATCAAAGTAACTTCCTCGCAGATCGTTCACGTAATCGTCCAGATCGTAGGTGTGGAAGATCATCGGCTTGCCTGTCAGCGCATAGTCGAACATGATCGACGAGTAGTCCGTGACCAGAAGATCTGTCACCTTAAACAGATCTTCGATGTTGTTGTAGCCTCCAAAGTCAAAAATAAAGGAATTATCTGCCGGAACCTGATAACTCTTTGCAACGAAATGATGCAGCCTGATCAGAAGGATGTACCGCTCCGACAGTTCTCTGCGAAGTCTTTCCAAATCTAACGGCATCTCATAGATCCCTTCCCTCCGGAAGGTAGGTGCGTATAGAATAATCTCTTTGTCCTGGGGAAGCCCAAGTCTTTGTTTCAGCTCTTGCTTCTCCTCCTCTGATACGTGAAAAAGCCCATCTGTTCTGGGATATCCCGTTCGAAGCATCGTCTTGTCAAAGCGAAACCACTGCCAGGCCATCTCTTCACTGAATTTCCCTTGTATGACCAGGTAATTCCAGCGTTTATTGCGTTTCAAATACTTGATTTTGTGTTCCTCTGTGGGAAAATCGGCAGCGACATCGAACCCCAGGCTCTTATACGGGGTCCCATGCATAGTCTGAATCTCGATCTGTCCTTCTCTCTTTACGTACTCATTTTCAAAATTCACATTATTGACCAGATATTTGGCCGTTGCGAGGCAGCGATAATATTCCCGTGAGTACTTTCGGACCCGTCTGCCGTTTCCGACAATTGGTGTTCTCTCGTCTTCAAAAGACCAGATGCAGGTGTACTCCGGATGATTCCTGTCAATGTATTCATATAGATAGCGCGGGTTACACTGGTACTTTGCACCCCAGTAGGCTTCGAACAGAATAGTTTTTTCGTCCAGAGGAAGTTCCCTGTAATTCCGATATGTATGCTTGCGATGATACCTGCGTCTGTCGTCACTGACGGAATCCTCGTCCCAGAGACTTTCTGTTCGTAAAATCGGAATACATCTGCTGTCACAGTATAGAGTGACCTTCAGGGTGCCCTCCCTCAGTTCCCTCCGAAGGCTTCTGTCAGCAAAGAAAACAACCGCCTTGTTCCAGCTCGCTCCGGAGGCCATCAATCTCAACTCGTGTTTGCCACTGTAAAGATCGTCCGTGATCGCCTTATCCAGGAAGTTCACTCGAAACTCCATTTCGTTCCTGTCCTCTCTTTCCGAGGAAAGACTTCTGGCAAGAACAATGGGAATCCCGCGCAGTTCATCGAAATAGACAAGTTCCGTCTTCCCAGATGGCACGCCAATCATATGCATAGTTAATACTGCCCCATCAACTGAAACCGATTCAAGCTGCGGACCTTGCGCTCTTTCACTCTGGACGAGTTCGTCCCTGGTGATAACAAAATGCAGATACCCATATGCATCATGACGTATGGTTGCGGTTGCTTCCCCGCAGGCCAACGCAAGCCCTTCTGAATATTCCCTGTTGACAAGATCTCTTTCGTTCAGAAATACAGAGCCTTTTCTCACTGCGTGTTTATAATGAAGCTGGATCAGGTAATCACCTTCACTCATCACAGACTCCGGCAAATGCAGGACGAGCCGGAATCCTGTCCCGCTATAGTCATAACTACTGGAAACATCATCCTTTGTGCTAA contains:
- a CDS encoding glycerophosphodiester phosphodiesterase, which translates into the protein MIYDSPANHIYSHRGASKEAEEHSFAEYDLAIEYGSKNIEQDVVLSKEGTLYVSHDESAERLTGDRKLYEDMRDSEIDRLRTRSGNHILKLSDVFDRYGERICYIIELKSGDMDTIRAFQRLVDRYGYQDHIVVQCYSAKALQALEHSYPNMPKLYLCEDQSAFERGCELSYVDILSVNKALCNDENCTLAHKNNKAFNVWILNTEDEIRMAIDLGEDTYFTDDTKLALSIENTYGEKKRDG
- a CDS encoding DHHW family protein, which gives rise to MKTRLLSISFLIVVFALAAVNAGNCLLSLQPLVDQYVKHEQVENVSSAHELIGKVEDTYNNAFVTKMAFVELHGATRRALFSNWYNTVLRLKNGYLTYRYFDGDVKPYADEITKLCDYVESRGEEFLYVSVPYKVSPLDGNKEVPKGFDEKGNVNQNNMLKYLSKEKVPFYDLRKPLAIDYPDWYSAFFRTDQHWKPETGFWAYGKMATFFKKRYAYDYDPMTANLDYYHVDKYRNWFLGSQGKKTGLVYSGGAEDFSLIYPLFKTKMEVDVPVHNEHRKGSFREVMFKDSNLVKDYYNVNTYATYIGGDYPLCIQKNPDASNKKKILVLKDSFTIAMQPYLSFMFNEVDVIDLRHYHKSLKKYIDKTDPDIVMVLYTSSMMSYPRAFDFGL
- a CDS encoding polysialyltransferase family glycosyltransferase, translated to MKSFVVLSYYQLSHAVAMALDMEEKGNLYFSTVQSGVTAELLERIRATGVFNEVVEIDNLKLENPLTSKLKLLQNSSDKEIEHIGNRLFEKHIVPYCERVFSGADYQDDLYLYNDFQPYYYYIAGHFSHIIGVEDAYGVLEKQMNLINHTGIEAFHYGQYKSRFVGKYWPEMQWKNSAVKTVLSSVPLTEEAPAYLKEKVRVLDYYELVNRHPKEHREVLESIFGVVFPDFIPESSLILTQPLSANRYCTALDQFLFHRKLILEELEHSQVVYVKPHPADRTDYSVIDDERVIVLEKRFPVELLCDRNVEFRRVVSMMSTATGLLKAEKHVQFIDKLDADRQDIADKISEYIAEESVQLDLYVRVRECTPEVYVNVYLLCRKAKQIDYRIHVLLEGIPEEERQYFSFRYAEERVRQYLEEKALRGEPVLWEKEIRKIPKLKQELLTEIEIAAYEDGSDHALVRMMAETEGDFAFLMDAHNMGHLVRKDLLAVLRKEIVKSVKVFPGHTIAMGVRCELGTGASGTVIDNRLSNRLFHKAFLRQILESDPNAFDNFCLLSVGSETVGIFARNNLFVAEQDCALLREEEVSLQRRLQSCTTTDEVAAMIKAIQIWRDARNQPVSGLMQVLQESGLEQGLLAEGLCAAFANEIMAQKRERSRFLYKKELELRYCNEEVMKTIPQRVAECGKESRSIAEKIKRRIKKK
- a CDS encoding CDP-glycerol glycerophosphotransferase family protein — its product is MTEITKNTDLMLSIVVPVYNVEEYLIECLDSIDRSIRNLEAEVLLVDDGSTDTSGDMAQEYADTHPGFQCLHKENGGLSDARNYGAAKAKGKYLAFVDSDDMVAENMYENMVRAAEYHHAELTSVNVVRCNSKAVWASRLHRKVFDDIEKPATHISENASLIYDTTAWNKLILRSFWEENGFQYPVGWRFEDMPVSLAMHYKAKKIALVQEVGYYWRVRDGETLSITQENGSIVNLEHRLEMLRRMFAYIEREAGSDERLLRIFKYKVLSLDLILYINQIRKISGELGREYLVAIRKFYDQFYQEGEIEELPLIMRQKYKYFFDGQFEKLNAVRAYESKAYKQAPVYCKDGNYQIQVSDDVFDIQDRTLGNDFRELLPRTDVTDLNCVEGDIVLQGYLYFPRIDVADEGALVLSATMKEMITGREYPVALERLENKTLTSERGFVFSTKDDVSSSYDYSGTGFRLVLHLPESVMSEGDYLIQLHYKHAVRKGSVFLNERDLVNREYSEGLALACGEATATIRHDAYGYLHFVITRDELVQSERAQGPQLESVSVDGAVLTMHMIGVPSGKTELVYFDELRGIPIVLARSLSSEREDRNEMEFRVNFLDKAITDDLYSGKHELRLMASGASWNKAVVFFADRSLRRELREGTLKVTLYCDSRCIPILRTESLWDEDSVSDDRRRYHRKHTYRNYRELPLDEKTILFEAYWGAKYQCNPRYLYEYIDRNHPEYTCIWSFEDERTPIVGNGRRVRKYSREYYRCLATAKYLVNNVNFENEYVKREGQIEIQTMHGTPYKSLGFDVAADFPTEEHKIKYLKRNKRWNYLVIQGKFSEEMAWQWFRFDKTMLRTGYPRTDGLFHVSEEEKQELKQRLGLPQDKEIILYAPTFRREGIYEMPLDLERLRRELSERYILLIRLHHFVAKSYQVPADNSFIFDFGGYNNIEDLFKVTDLLVTDYSSIMFDYALTGKPMIFHTYDLDDYVNDLRGSYFDIAEEAPGAITRTDDELLAAIGSLQAGEVPEKARIDRFRERYLTYENEASSEVIFQKVFVEGYLDKNVSKTMRLKGIVKRLLPKKLFKMVRERRLERKL